One window of the Flexibacter flexilis DSM 6793 genome contains the following:
- the porL gene encoding type IX secretion system motor protein PorL/GldL, translating into MSKKQAGFKEKFYTNIAPVLTGVGAAVVIVGALFKIQHWPGGGIMLTAGLGTEALLFLLFAFAPQPHDLPWERVYPQLADDYEDDGAVVSTEAPAGSGISKKLDSMFDSAKIDQDLVNKLGTSFKSLSDSVNKIGEVGNASVATAEYAKNVKEAAKSLTDMNKSYGVTVQAMSEMSNAATDAKQYHSQVQTITKNLSALNAVYEMELQDANNHLKAMNKFYGNLSSAMENMSEASKDTAQFKAELGKLTGNLTALNNVYGGMLSAMKG; encoded by the coding sequence ATGAGCAAGAAACAAGCTGGATTCAAGGAAAAATTTTACACTAATATTGCTCCTGTTCTTACAGGTGTTGGGGCTGCTGTCGTTATCGTTGGTGCGCTATTCAAAATTCAGCACTGGCCAGGTGGGGGTATAATGCTTACTGCTGGTCTTGGTACAGAAGCATTATTGTTCTTATTATTTGCATTTGCTCCACAGCCTCATGATTTGCCTTGGGAAAGAGTCTATCCTCAATTGGCAGATGATTATGAAGATGATGGCGCAGTTGTAAGCACTGAAGCTCCTGCAGGTAGCGGTATCTCTAAGAAATTGGACTCAATGTTCGATTCAGCTAAAATTGACCAAGATTTGGTTAATAAATTGGGAACTAGCTTTAAGAGTTTGAGCGATAGCGTTAACAAAATTGGTGAAGTAGGTAACGCTTCTGTTGCTACTGCTGAGTATGCTAAAAATGTGAAAGAAGCTGCTAAGTCGTTGACTGACATGAACAAATCGTATGGCGTTACTGTTCAAGCTATGTCAGAAATGTCTAACGCTGCTACTGATGCAAAGCAGTACCATTCACAAGTTCAAACAATCACTAAAAATCTTAGTGCTTTGAACGCAGTTTATGAAATGGAATTGCAAGATGCTAATAATCATTTGAAAGCAATGAATAAATTCTATGGCAACTTATCATCAGCTATGGAAAATATGTCTGAAGCAAGCAAAGATACAGCACAGTTTAAAGCTGAGTTGGGCAAATTAACAGGAAACCTAACAGCGTTAAATAACGTTTATGGTGGTATGTTGAGCGCAATGAAAGGTTAA
- a CDS encoding acyl-CoA reductase produces MTVQKRIEAFAQLGTYLQNIAEDELHSLAWRAQNANNWFTIESVTTALVNIGQMLNTSDLEHWASKYPISEKLTDRKVGVVMAGNIPAVGFHDWLCVVLAGHQAYLKLSALDAVLMHWLVTKLAELVPEMAARTHIAERLNDVDVIIATGSDNSARYFSHYFGKKPNIIRQNRTSVAILTGTETEEELQQLGSDIFTYYGLGCRNVSKIFIPESYDLVPFLAAQEVYSYVQNHHKYHNNYDYNKSIYLVNRTPHLDTGFLVVAESQELVSPVSVLYYERYANEQDLLDKITALESKIQCVVTNKIIDFQRIVKYGKAQSPLLADYADGVDTMLFLTQN; encoded by the coding sequence ATGACGGTACAAAAGAGAATTGAGGCATTTGCGCAGTTGGGAACATATTTGCAAAACATTGCTGAAGACGAATTACATTCACTGGCTTGGCGTGCTCAAAATGCCAATAATTGGTTTACGATAGAAAGTGTAACGACGGCGTTAGTCAATATAGGGCAAATGCTAAATACTTCAGATTTGGAGCATTGGGCGAGCAAGTATCCTATAAGCGAGAAGCTCACAGATAGGAAAGTTGGTGTAGTAATGGCTGGAAATATTCCTGCTGTGGGTTTTCATGATTGGCTGTGTGTGGTATTGGCTGGCCATCAGGCGTATCTTAAATTAAGTGCATTAGACGCTGTATTGATGCATTGGTTGGTAACAAAATTGGCGGAGTTAGTCCCAGAAATGGCCGCGCGTACACATATTGCCGAACGCCTTAATGATGTTGATGTAATTATTGCGACAGGCAGTGATAATTCTGCGCGGTATTTTTCTCATTATTTTGGTAAAAAACCAAATATTATTCGACAAAATAGAACTTCCGTCGCGATTCTTACAGGCACTGAAACGGAAGAGGAACTTCAGCAATTAGGTTCGGATATTTTTACTTACTATGGCTTGGGTTGTAGGAATGTTTCTAAGATTTTTATTCCAGAAAGCTATGATTTAGTCCCCTTTTTGGCCGCGCAAGAGGTATATTCATACGTTCAAAATCACCACAAATACCATAATAATTATGATTACAATAAATCTATTTATTTGGTAAATAGAACGCCACATTTAGATACGGGTTTTTTAGTGGTAGCTGAATCACAAGAACTAGTTTCGCCTGTATCAGTGTTATATTACGAACGTTATGCCAACGAACAAGATTTATTAGATAAAATTACGGCTCTTGAATCCAAAATTCAGTGTGTAGTTACGAATAAAATAATTGATTTTCAGCGAATTGTTAAGTACGGAAAAGCTCAATCTCCTTTGCTTGCTGATTACGCTGATGGTGTTGATACAATGTTATTTCTTACCCAGAATTGA
- a CDS encoding PorP/SprF family type IX secretion system membrane protein, with translation MNKRFYRLLVLLSILACGKEAVAQQDAHFSQYMFNSLYINPAAAGLDGNAKFSLIHRSQWAGYGDGGPQTTVLNFSSPIMQMKSGAGATIVRDVLGAQSNIEAQFSYAYHLPLGPQGKLSIGARIGAFSKTLDFDKYKPTDQDDENLMKSGTESQFKPDAAFGVWYKAEKYFGGISVNHLIKSEFDFGTKSLRNPLSRHMYVTGGYNYEANYSLILTPSVLVKTDFNSYSFDVNAMATYNNKYWGGLSYRNADAITAVIGMAMLKDNNLRFGYAFDLTVPSSDAKKPTSHEVMVSYSIPVLLVGPKPVMRVPRYRKSN, from the coding sequence ATGAACAAACGTTTTTACCGACTATTAGTGTTGCTTTCTATCTTGGCATGTGGCAAAGAAGCCGTAGCTCAGCAAGATGCACATTTTTCTCAGTACATGTTTAATAGCTTATATATCAACCCTGCTGCTGCTGGGCTTGATGGTAACGCTAAATTTTCGCTTATTCACCGCTCTCAATGGGCTGGTTATGGCGATGGTGGCCCTCAAACGACAGTGCTTAATTTTTCATCTCCAATTATGCAAATGAAAAGTGGTGCTGGTGCAACAATTGTTCGCGATGTTTTGGGCGCGCAGTCTAATATCGAAGCTCAATTCTCGTATGCTTATCATTTGCCATTGGGTCCTCAAGGCAAGTTGAGTATTGGTGCAAGAATTGGTGCGTTTAGTAAGACGCTTGATTTTGATAAATACAAGCCAACCGACCAAGATGATGAAAATTTGATGAAATCGGGTACAGAATCTCAGTTTAAGCCAGATGCTGCTTTTGGTGTTTGGTATAAAGCTGAGAAATATTTTGGCGGTATTAGTGTGAATCACCTCATTAAAAGTGAGTTTGATTTTGGTACAAAATCTTTGCGCAATCCGTTGAGTCGCCACATGTATGTAACGGGTGGCTACAACTATGAAGCTAATTATAGCTTGATTCTGACTCCATCTGTTTTAGTAAAAACAGACTTTAACAGCTATTCATTTGATGTGAATGCAATGGCTACTTATAATAATAAGTATTGGGGTGGTTTGTCTTACAGAAATGCAGATGCGATTACTGCGGTGATTGGTATGGCTATGCTAAAAGACAACAATCTTCGTTTTGGTTATGCATTTGACTTAACAGTACCAAGCAGTGATGCAAAAAAACCTACATCTCATGAAGTGATGGTTTCTTATAGTATTCCTGTATTATTAGTTGGTCCTAAGCCAGTTATGCGTGTACCACGTTATAGAAAATCAAATTAA
- the porN gene encoding type IX secretion system ring subunit PorN/GldN: MNKFKSILVLSLSLLVLLASPAADAQTRNKKSKSKKSTKKTTGSSSATTSTTNSAPMVAPPPPEFTTVEPPQTDSAGYNTLSVRPVHKSDLMYKMSVWRKIDLSEKCNTPWFSESNQLTKFIIEAVARGELKPYKDDSLVKQMSAEAFNERLLDRSAMADAGGISSAKIYLNPRKLYLIEIKEDLLFDKQRSRSYYDMQTLSLILPAKFSGEKGAELPIATFKYKDLVHLLDKIPSAKWYNISNKAEDKRMSDAFDLRLFCSRIIKMANPLDRRVEEEPSLIGNDKAILIASQRLEHEIVANEDELWDY, encoded by the coding sequence ATGAATAAATTTAAAAGTATATTGGTTTTATCTTTGTCTCTGTTAGTTTTACTTGCGAGTCCTGCTGCTGATGCACAGACAAGAAACAAGAAATCTAAAAGCAAGAAATCTACTAAGAAGACAACAGGTAGTTCGTCTGCTACGACAAGCACAACGAACTCTGCCCCGATGGTAGCTCCTCCGCCACCAGAATTTACGACGGTAGAGCCTCCACAAACGGACTCCGCTGGCTATAACACATTGTCAGTGAGACCTGTTCACAAATCAGACTTAATGTATAAAATGTCTGTTTGGCGTAAAATTGATTTATCAGAAAAGTGTAATACTCCTTGGTTTTCAGAAAGTAACCAGTTAACTAAATTCATAATTGAGGCAGTTGCTAGGGGAGAGCTGAAACCATATAAAGATGATTCTTTGGTAAAACAAATGTCTGCAGAGGCTTTCAACGAAAGATTGCTTGACCGTTCTGCTATGGCTGATGCTGGTGGAATCAGTAGCGCAAAAATTTACTTGAATCCACGTAAACTATATTTAATTGAGATTAAGGAAGACTTGTTATTTGATAAGCAACGTTCTCGTTCTTATTATGATATGCAAACTCTTTCATTGATTCTTCCTGCTAAATTTAGTGGTGAAAAAGGTGCAGAGTTGCCTATCGCTACTTTTAAATATAAAGATTTAGTTCATTTGTTGGATAAAATACCTTCTGCAAAGTGGTATAATATTTCTAACAAAGCAGAAGATAAACGCATGTCAGATGCTTTTGATTTACGTTTATTCTGTTCTCGCATTATCAAAATGGCTAACCCACTTGATAGACGTGTGGAAGAAGAACCTTCTTTGATTGGTAATGATAAAGCTATCTTAATTGCATCGCAACGTCTAGAGCATGAAATCGTTGCTAACGAAGACGAGCTTTGGGATTATTAA
- the hslV gene encoding ATP-dependent protease subunit HslV: protein MNELKPIIKSTTVVAIVHNGQVAIGADGQATMNNTVAKSNVKKIRKLHDGKIVTGFAGSTADAFTLLDRFDEKLNAYRGNMKRAAIELAKDWRTDRYLRKLEAMLICADAQEVLIISGTGDVLEPDNGVATIGSGSMYAQAAALALKKHAPHMSAEEIVRESLHIAADICIYTNHNLIIETVKAN, encoded by the coding sequence ATGAACGAATTAAAACCTATCATAAAATCTACTACGGTAGTGGCCATTGTGCATAATGGTCAAGTGGCTATTGGTGCTGATGGTCAGGCTACAATGAATAATACTGTAGCTAAAAGTAATGTTAAGAAAATCCGAAAACTGCATGACGGAAAAATTGTAACTGGTTTTGCGGGTTCTACGGCGGATGCTTTTACACTTTTAGATCGCTTCGATGAAAAGCTAAACGCATATCGCGGGAATATGAAACGCGCCGCAATTGAGTTGGCTAAAGACTGGCGCACAGATCGTTATCTACGTAAGTTGGAAGCGATGTTGATTTGCGCGGACGCACAAGAAGTTTTGATTATTTCGGGAACGGGGGATGTACTAGAACCAGACAATGGTGTTGCTACAATTGGTTCGGGAAGTATGTATGCGCAAGCCGCCGCTTTAGCCCTAAAAAAACACGCGCCACATATGTCCGCAGAAGAAATAGTGCGCGAAAGTCTTCATATTGCTGCGGATATTTGCATTTATACAAATCATAATTTGATTATAGAAACGGTAAAAGCCAACTAG
- the porK gene encoding type IX secretion system lipoprotein PorK/GldK yields the protein MNMFRFGSKFLYLGLVAASLAGMQSCGLGKPDTEGELVGVEGREGWYQQVPYGMTTIPSGTFHMGQSDEDVAASQINFNKQITIGGFYMDDTEITNNEYRQFVQAMLADDTAGMGTLPADLAALATSKKYYPDTTVWVKDFTHHLGDPMLEYYYAHPAFDNYPVVGVNWKSAKLFCKWRTGYLNAARLNRGLFSMPNFRLPSEAEWEYAARGGRDLAPYPWGGPYIRNMKGCMLANFKPGRGNYYDDGFSYTSPVGAYFANDYGLYDMSGNVSEWCEDAFYEASVPVTWDLNPTYNDDREPRKVIRGGSWKDIGYYLQTGTRTYEYEDTSKSYVGFRCVVTYLGRSSGSEF from the coding sequence ATGAATATGTTTCGTTTCGGTTCGAAGTTCCTTTATCTGGGATTAGTTGCCGCTTCTTTAGCTGGTATGCAAAGTTGCGGGCTAGGTAAACCAGATACAGAGGGTGAACTTGTGGGTGTTGAAGGCCGTGAAGGTTGGTATCAGCAAGTTCCTTATGGTATGACTACCATTCCGTCTGGTACATTCCACATGGGTCAGTCTGATGAAGATGTTGCTGCATCTCAAATCAACTTCAATAAGCAAATCACAATTGGTGGTTTCTACATGGACGATACAGAAATTACCAATAATGAATATCGCCAATTTGTGCAAGCAATGTTAGCCGATGATACTGCTGGTATGGGTACATTACCCGCTGATTTGGCAGCCCTCGCTACAAGCAAAAAATATTATCCAGATACTACTGTTTGGGTGAAAGATTTTACGCATCACTTGGGTGATCCTATGTTGGAATATTATTATGCGCACCCTGCGTTTGATAACTATCCTGTTGTTGGCGTAAATTGGAAATCTGCGAAACTTTTCTGTAAATGGCGTACAGGCTATTTGAATGCTGCACGTTTAAATCGTGGATTGTTCTCGATGCCTAACTTCCGTTTGCCATCTGAAGCTGAATGGGAATACGCTGCGCGTGGTGGTCGTGATTTGGCTCCATATCCTTGGGGTGGCCCATATATCCGTAACATGAAAGGTTGTATGTTGGCGAACTTTAAGCCAGGTCGTGGTAATTACTACGATGATGGGTTCTCTTATACATCTCCTGTTGGTGCATATTTTGCAAACGATTATGGTTTGTATGATATGTCTGGTAATGTGTCTGAGTGGTGTGAAGATGCATTTTATGAGGCATCTGTTCCTGTAACATGGGACTTGAACCCTACTTATAATGACGATAGAGAGCCTCGTAAGGTAATTCGTGGTGGCTCTTGGAAGGACATTGGTTACTATTTGCAAACTGGTACACGTACTTACGAGTATGAAGATACTTCTAAGTCTTATGTAGGTTTCCGTTGCGTGGTAACATACTTAGGTCGTTCGTCTGGTAGCGAATTTTAA
- a CDS encoding acyl-CoA dehydrogenase, with protein sequence MEMELLERGLNFGLTENQQMIAQMVRDFGAKEIKPKMREWDETQEFPVEVFHKMGKLGLMGVLVPEEYGGAGFGYLEYVTAIAELSAIDPSIGLSMAAHNSLCTGHILQFANAEQKRKWLPKLATGEWIGAWGLTEPNTGSDSGNMRTVAVQDGDYWVINGAKNFITHGKTGNVATVIVRTGEVGDSHGMTAFVIEKGTKGFSAGRKEDKLGMRASETTELIFDNCRVHKDNILGNVGEGFIQAMKVLDGGRISIAALSLGIAQGAFDASVQYSKERHQFNKPIAAFQGISFKLADMATEIEAAKLLTYQAADMKNKGLNVNKESAMAKYFASEVCVKVSNEAVQIFGGYGFTKDYPVERYYRDSKLCTIGEGTSEIQKLVISRAILK encoded by the coding sequence ATGGAAATGGAATTATTAGAGCGAGGTCTCAACTTTGGTTTGACCGAAAATCAACAAATGATAGCTCAAATGGTGCGCGATTTTGGAGCAAAAGAGATTAAACCAAAAATGCGCGAATGGGATGAAACACAAGAGTTTCCTGTAGAAGTATTTCATAAAATGGGAAAACTTGGTCTAATGGGCGTACTCGTACCCGAAGAGTATGGCGGAGCAGGGTTTGGTTATTTAGAATATGTAACAGCCATTGCTGAATTATCTGCTATCGATCCTTCTATTGGTTTATCAATGGCTGCTCATAACTCGCTTTGCACTGGCCATATTTTACAATTTGCCAACGCAGAACAAAAAAGAAAATGGTTGCCAAAACTGGCCACAGGTGAGTGGATTGGTGCCTGGGGACTTACAGAGCCCAACACAGGTTCGGACTCAGGCAATATGCGTACTGTTGCTGTTCAAGATGGTGACTATTGGGTAATCAATGGTGCAAAAAATTTCATTACGCATGGCAAAACTGGCAATGTGGCTACAGTAATCGTACGCACAGGCGAAGTAGGTGACTCGCACGGCATGACAGCTTTTGTTATTGAAAAAGGAACGAAAGGGTTTTCTGCTGGCCGCAAAGAAGATAAATTAGGAATGCGAGCTTCCGAAACAACAGAGCTTATCTTTGATAACTGCCGTGTGCATAAAGATAATATTCTTGGAAACGTAGGCGAAGGCTTTATTCAAGCAATGAAAGTGCTTGATGGGGGCAGAATCTCTATTGCCGCATTAAGCCTTGGTATTGCTCAAGGTGCTTTTGATGCTTCGGTACAATACTCAAAAGAGCGTCATCAATTCAACAAACCCATTGCCGCATTTCAAGGTATATCATTTAAATTAGCGGATATGGCTACAGAAATCGAAGCAGCCAAACTACTAACCTACCAAGCAGCAGACATGAAAAATAAAGGCTTAAACGTAAACAAAGAATCCGCTATGGCCAAATATTTTGCGTCTGAAGTTTGTGTTAAAGTATCCAACGAAGCAGTTCAGATTTTTGGAGGATATGGATTTACTAAAGACTACCCAGTAGAAAGATATTACAGAGATTCTAAGCTCTGTACGATAGGAGAAGGCACAAGTGAAATTCAAAAACTTGTTATATCTCGCGCAATATTAAAATAA
- a CDS encoding gliding motility-associated C-terminal domain-containing protein yields MKYNITFLFLFLLGWAKVYSQTTCASATYVPKPSQDCKGAIALCQLSTTYPTGSICGPGAIPGEISTGSCLSSNERNTTWYVFKVSQSGKLKFKIKPLDVTATSNGDTDYDWAVFKLPAGQQNTASICAQIKNNLSWQFSCNYSSQDGETGMYETSTTQQVDVQGAGGSRFNRTKTVNVGEYYVLAVDNFTGGTELANLMGYTITFADPSDPLHADAADIVPGEDTISISAITQTPTCVNNSVVFSFDSPVRCDSVKASKFEIKGANPPYTILSVTPFSAADCSDDGQSQTYKLTFTPAFVDSTYQLFIRKTIKDICENNVRLDSLPFTIKPFLGTTVYLSGDSAVCPNTVVTLRADTTLSGTYTYIWKKDDVVIPGATTSSYSFIPTSTTYSQYKVIASLLGGCKDSSSVPVRLADLPLLTMPANDTVCYGGKNVKKLLEPVITATPGETLKYKWTSRNNRTKTLSTAPTFEASLDTTDIYTLTITNSRDCQVKASTTIFVGDSIAPKFTVDTLYGAAPLTVHYTNTSEGQRVKYSWNFGDPTTPPTEFTITKDSVHIYSTPSLADTTYYFTTLSVMDTTTAIAKKLSLNGCVKTYTQVIKVVPFIIPNIITPNGDYKNDGFRFSGWSTELTLKVYNRWGNLVYESSSYRNDWDASQLPQGTYFYYLEDKQLNRTAKGWVDVLKN; encoded by the coding sequence ATGAAATACAATATTACTTTTCTTTTCTTATTTTTATTAGGCTGGGCGAAGGTATATAGCCAGACAACGTGTGCTTCTGCTACTTATGTTCCGAAGCCTTCTCAAGACTGTAAAGGAGCCATTGCTCTTTGTCAATTATCGACTACATACCCAACTGGCTCTATTTGTGGTCCTGGTGCTATCCCTGGCGAAATATCAACAGGATCTTGCTTGAGTTCCAATGAACGAAATACTACTTGGTATGTGTTTAAAGTATCCCAATCTGGTAAATTAAAATTCAAAATTAAGCCATTGGACGTTACTGCTACAAGTAACGGTGATACTGATTATGATTGGGCTGTATTTAAATTGCCCGCAGGTCAGCAAAATACAGCATCGATTTGTGCGCAAATTAAAAATAATCTTTCTTGGCAATTTAGCTGTAACTATTCTTCGCAGGATGGTGAGACAGGTATGTATGAAACTTCTACTACTCAGCAAGTTGATGTGCAAGGGGCTGGTGGTTCGCGTTTTAACAGAACCAAAACAGTAAATGTAGGGGAGTACTATGTTTTAGCAGTGGATAACTTTACAGGAGGAACTGAGCTAGCAAATCTTATGGGCTATACCATCACTTTTGCAGATCCATCAGATCCGTTACATGCTGATGCGGCGGATATCGTGCCAGGTGAAGATACAATTTCTATTTCTGCAATTACGCAGACACCTACTTGTGTTAATAACAGTGTAGTATTTAGCTTTGATTCTCCTGTAAGATGTGACTCTGTGAAGGCATCTAAGTTTGAAATTAAAGGAGCGAACCCTCCATATACTATTTTAAGTGTAACGCCTTTTAGTGCAGCTGATTGTAGTGATGACGGTCAATCGCAAACATATAAACTTACATTTACGCCAGCTTTTGTTGACTCTACTTATCAGCTTTTTATCAGAAAAACAATCAAAGATATTTGTGAAAATAACGTAAGATTGGATAGCTTGCCATTTACTATTAAGCCGTTCTTGGGTACTACGGTTTATTTATCAGGCGATTCTGCGGTTTGTCCTAATACAGTAGTGACACTAAGAGCTGATACAACTTTGTCTGGTACTTACACTTATATTTGGAAAAAAGACGATGTAGTAATACCAGGAGCTACTACTTCTAGCTACTCTTTTATACCAACTTCGACTACTTACTCGCAATATAAAGTGATTGCTTCTTTGTTAGGTGGTTGTAAGGATTCATCTTCAGTACCTGTTCGCTTGGCAGATTTACCTTTGCTCACAATGCCTGCAAATGATACAGTTTGTTATGGTGGTAAGAATGTAAAAAAGCTATTAGAACCTGTTATTACTGCAACTCCTGGAGAGACATTAAAATATAAATGGACTTCAAGAAATAATCGTACAAAAACATTGAGCACTGCGCCAACTTTTGAAGCATCACTTGACACTACAGATATTTATACCTTAACAATTACCAACTCTCGTGATTGCCAGGTAAAAGCTTCTACTACTATTTTTGTTGGTGATTCAATCGCTCCTAAGTTTACTGTGGATACTTTGTATGGTGCTGCTCCTCTTACTGTGCATTATACAAATACTTCGGAAGGCCAAAGAGTGAAATATTCTTGGAACTTCGGAGACCCAACAACGCCTCCAACAGAGTTTACTATTACTAAAGATTCTGTACATATTTACAGCACTCCTTCGTTGGCTGATACAACGTATTATTTTACAACGTTGTCGGTAATGGATACAACGACAGCTATTGCCAAAAAACTTTCGTTGAATGGCTGTGTGAAGACTTATACTCAAGTAATTAAAGTTGTTCCGTTCATTATCCCGAACATTATCACACCAAACGGCGATTACAAAAATGATGGCTTCCGTTTCAGTGGTTGGTCAACAGAACTTACTTTGAAAGTTTACAATCGTTGGGGTAACTTGGTCTATGAAAGCAGCAGCTACAGAAATGATTGGGACGCTTCGCAATTGCCACAAGGTACTTACTTCTATTACCTTGAAGACAAACAATTGAACCGCACCGCTAAAGGTTGGGTGGACGTTCTCAAGAACTAA
- the porM gene encoding type IX secretion system motor protein PorM/GldM, translating to MAGGKETPRQKLIGLMYLVLLAMLALQVSSAIIQKFQFLNSSLEGALDIAESKNKSVVAGIEAAVAERKNQAKDKAVLEKAKEVKSKSDEIIKYLADLKHELIMVTADDPTSKDGKDENGNYKGAKEEDKVSQLMVVGDPTKPKHNGKAYVLKEKLNAFTAYINGLSHDGKPLVASPYPNLALDGKEDPITKKDRDQNIKDFASLNFEQTPMIAALAVLTDKQNRVAAMEAEVLKAIASELGADEVRFDKINAMFRASSKVVAAGTNYEAEMFIAAQATAIKPTMTYNGKPIEVKDGVGTIKFKAAASSYDAEGNSKQNWKGTITLPLPGRGDTTFKLDAEYIVAKPVIEVTSAAVQGLYFDCGNELNIKVPALGANYKPAFTSPNAAISRTSEPQKVMVVPSSKDKVTIAVASDGSAIGNIVFDVKELPLPRVEILVGGAPVNPKKAYSTGLPGIQVKVVPDASVAETMKKDCRYTVSGELSVRRGSRIVNSVKFSSQDPNNLTYNAMFGGLGELKPNDNVVVEVLELKRTNYRDNTSKVTGFRPMASTLAFQ from the coding sequence ATGGCTGGAGGAAAAGAGACCCCAAGACAGAAACTTATTGGGCTAATGTATTTGGTACTATTGGCCATGCTTGCACTTCAAGTTAGTTCTGCGATTATTCAGAAATTTCAATTTTTGAATTCAAGCCTTGAAGGCGCACTTGATATAGCTGAATCTAAAAATAAATCGGTAGTTGCTGGTATCGAAGCTGCTGTTGCAGAGCGTAAAAACCAAGCTAAAGATAAGGCTGTTTTAGAAAAAGCGAAGGAAGTTAAATCTAAAAGTGACGAAATAATCAAGTATTTGGCTGATTTAAAGCATGAGTTGATTATGGTTACTGCTGATGACCCTACGTCTAAAGACGGTAAAGATGAGAACGGCAACTATAAGGGAGCTAAAGAAGAAGACAAGGTGTCTCAATTGATGGTTGTAGGTGATCCTACTAAACCTAAGCATAATGGCAAAGCTTATGTACTTAAGGAAAAACTTAATGCATTTACTGCTTACATTAATGGCTTGAGTCATGATGGTAAACCATTGGTTGCTTCTCCTTATCCAAATCTAGCTCTTGATGGTAAAGAAGACCCTATTACCAAAAAGGATAGAGACCAAAATATTAAAGATTTTGCATCTTTGAATTTTGAGCAAACCCCGATGATTGCTGCTCTCGCTGTACTTACAGATAAGCAAAATCGCGTTGCTGCTATGGAAGCAGAAGTATTGAAAGCTATTGCTAGTGAGCTTGGTGCTGATGAAGTTAGATTCGATAAAATCAACGCAATGTTCCGTGCTAGCTCTAAAGTAGTTGCTGCTGGTACTAATTATGAAGCTGAGATGTTTATTGCTGCCCAAGCTACTGCGATAAAACCAACGATGACTTACAATGGTAAGCCTATTGAAGTAAAAGATGGTGTTGGTACTATTAAGTTTAAAGCAGCGGCATCTTCTTATGACGCAGAAGGTAACTCTAAGCAAAATTGGAAAGGTACTATTACACTTCCTTTGCCAGGTAGAGGAGATACAACGTTCAAGTTGGATGCTGAGTATATTGTGGCTAAACCTGTAATTGAAGTTACTTCGGCTGCTGTACAAGGTTTGTACTTTGATTGTGGTAATGAATTGAACATTAAAGTTCCTGCTTTAGGTGCAAATTATAAGCCAGCTTTTACTTCACCTAACGCAGCTATTTCAAGAACATCAGAACCTCAAAAGGTAATGGTAGTTCCTTCATCAAAAGATAAAGTTACGATTGCAGTTGCTAGCGATGGCTCTGCTATTGGTAATATAGTGTTTGATGTGAAAGAGCTTCCTCTTCCAAGAGTTGAGATTTTAGTAGGTGGTGCTCCTGTTAATCCTAAGAAAGCTTATTCTACGGGTTTACCAGGTATTCAAGTGAAAGTTGTTCCTGATGCATCTGTTGCAGAAACAATGAAAAAAGATTGCCGTTATACAGTATCTGGTGAGCTTTCTGTAAGAAGAGGTTCTCGTATTGTAAACTCGGTTAAGTTTTCATCTCAAGATCCTAATAACTTGACATACAATGCAATGTTTGGAGGATTAGGTGAACTTAAACCAAACGACAATGTAGTAGTTGAAGTATTGGAGCTTAAAAGAACCAACTATAGAGATAATACTTCTAAAGTAACTGGTTTCCGCCCAATGGCATCTACTTTAGCTTTCCAATAG